A single Dreissena polymorpha isolate Duluth1 chromosome 14, UMN_Dpol_1.0, whole genome shotgun sequence DNA region contains:
- the LOC127858349 gene encoding putative nuclease HARBI1 — MTMFSCCISKHNPHETVRTFTVNYNKLLLKYIIEIKATVLEFVELTIMNRQQVPFAINLLHLDIDMAQNAEAVVELLDDMHRGERRKRRRWIRDWLLRRPALGQYETLMAELMAEDPAAFRNFPRIGPDMFHELLQVFGPKITKNHTWFRQSINPDLKLAITLMFLATGDSYRTLMYGFRVAHNTICSIVRDVCEAIVSAYAGDVIQTATEPEEWKAIADQFAAKWQFPHAFVALDGKHVAIRCPKRSCSLYYNYKGYQSVVLMSLVDVDYQFIWVNIGSQGGRSDAEIWNQSDLKLAIERGLIGIPEATLLPGDDRLIGYYIIADDAFAMRTWLMKPFSRRGLQKDERIFNSV; from the exons ATGACAATGTTTTCATGCTGCATCTCAAAGCACAATCCA cacgaaacagtacggacattTACGGTCaactacaataaattgctactgaaatacatcattgaaattaaagCAACCGTACTTGAATTTGTTGAGCtcacaatcatgaaccgccagcaagttccgtttgcgataaatttgttacacttggatattgatatggcacaaaatgcagaggccgtagtcgagctgcttgacgatatgcacagag gtgAGAGAAGAAAACGGAGGcggtggataagagactggcttttaagacgacccgctCTCGGCCAATACGAGACTTTGATGGCCGAACTGATGGCTGAAGATCCGGCGGCATTCAGAAACTTCCCCAGAATCGGGCCTGATATGTTCCATGAGCTATTACAGGTCTTTGGTCCCAAGATCACGAAGAACCACACCTGGTTCAGACAGTCCATCAATCCAGACTTGAAGTTGGCAATTACCTTAATGTTCTTGGCCACAGGGGACAGTTACCGTACATTGATGTATGGGTTTCGTGTTGCACACAATACGATATGTAGTATTGTACGGGACGTTTGTGAGGCCATAGTTTCAGCATATGCTGGGGATGTTATCCAGACTGCTACTGAGCCTGAGGAGTGGAAGGCCATAGCCGATCAGTTCGCGGCTAAATGGCAATTTCCACACGCCTTTGTAGCTCTAGATGGAAAGCATGTAGCCATACGATGTCCCAAGAGAAGTTGCTCATTATACTATAACTATAAAGGTTACCAGTCTGTTGTGCTGATGTCCCTGGTGGACGTCGATTACCAATTCATATGGGTAAATATTGGATCGCAAGGAGGACGTTCCGACGCAGAAATCTGGAATCAAAGCGACCTCAAGTTGGCAATCGAAAGGGGGTTGATTGGTATTCCAGAAGCAACACTTCTTCCAGGTGACGACAGACTAATAGGATACTATATCATCGCAGATGATGCATTTGCCATGAGGACATGGCTTATGAAGCCATTCTCACGACGAGGCCTTCAGAAGGACGAGCGTATTTTTAACTCTGTCTAG